One Portunus trituberculatus isolate SZX2019 chromosome 43, ASM1759143v1, whole genome shotgun sequence DNA segment encodes these proteins:
- the LOC123518456 gene encoding leucine carboxyl methyltransferase 1-like: MLQRRDIDSVGSDEAVIATNDDASSCKRCAVALGYWRDRYINYFVRSTDRKAPEINRGYFARSVAIKMLVDKFIEVTNGNCQIVNIGAGFDTLYWRLVDEGKTVKGFVEFDFPGVTSRKCLYIQRTKQLLQAVSDEDYDVKLNRNNLHGHTYKLTGVDLRNLTDVEAKVKESDLQYSLPTLFLAECVLVYISIQKSSQLLKWIAEKFKSALFINYEMVNLGDRFGEVMLSNLRSRGCDLAGSEACQSTETQRRRFLDNGWAGADSYDMMGVWARLPPEEIARVTQIELLDEQELLHQLFTHYAITTAWTDHRWSEVQL, encoded by the exons ATGCTGCAGCGAAGAGATATTGACAGTGTGGGCAGTGACGAGGCTGTCATTGCCACCAATGATGACGCCAGCTCTTGTAAGAGATGTGCCGTAGCACTAGGCTATTGGCGGGATCGCTACATCAACTATTTCGTCAGATCTACAGACCGCAAGGCTCCAGAAATCAACCGAGGTTATTTCGCCCGCTCTGTGGCCATCAAGATGCTCGTGGACAAGTTTATCGAG GTTACAAATGGCAACTGTCAGATTGTAAACATTGGTGCTGGTTTTGACACGCTGTACTGGAGACTAGTGGATGAGGGCAAGACAGTTAAGGGTTTTGTGGAGTTTGACTTCCCAGGTGTGACATCCCGCAAGTGTCTCTATATCCAACGCACCAAACAGCTGCTCCAAGCTGTCAGTGATGAGG ACTATGATGTAAAGCTCAATCGTAACAATCTTCATGGCCATACCTATAAGTTGACTGGAGTGGACTTGCGTAATCTGACGGATGTGGAGGCCAAGGTGAAGGAGTCTGACCTGCAGTATTCACTCCCTACACTGTTCCTGGCTGAGTGTGTCCTTGTTTACATATCCATACAGAAGTCCTCGCAGCTTCTCAAGTGGATTGCTGAGAAATTCAAGTCTGCACTCTTTATTAACTATGAGATG GTGAACCTTGGAGACAGATTTGGAGAAGTAATGCTGAGTAATTTGCGTTCCCGAGGATGTGATCTTGCAGGATCTGAGGCCTGTCAGAGTACTGAGACACAGCGCAGAAG gTTCCTGGACAACGGCTGGGCGGGAGCTGACTCATATGACATGATGGGTGTGTGGGCCCGTCTTCCTCCAGAGGAAATTGCACGTGTAACCCAGATTGAACTGTTGGATGAGCAAGAGTTACTTCATCAGCTGTTCACTCACTATGCCATCACCACTGCCTGGACTGATCATCGCTGGTCAGAGGTGCAGCTGTAG
- the LOC123518457 gene encoding transcription initiation factor TFIID subunit 12-like gives MSQSVQQVVGGQMVQVQGQVVSGTQVVNSAGQVVMSTTAGLTSLNGQQLVTQLVPSQGMQGQVVHQAATPIGVTTTLASAISQGQVVSGQTVQQVVSGQQIQTVASAQQTQQVVAAQPNLVTVPAATATTQVKPPPIQNQAVPAPPSSTNATADTTAPVLNKQRITELVREVDPTEQLEEEVEEMLLSIADDFIESTVNAACRLAKHRGARSLDVKDVQMYLERNWHMWLPGFGTDELRPYKRAPTTEAHKQRLALIRKAIKKY, from the exons ATGTCTCAATcagtgcagcaggtggtggggGGCCAGATGGTGCAAGTACAAGGACAGGTGGTCTCTGGCACTCAAGTGGTCAACAGTGCAG GCCAGGTGGTGATGTCAACAACAGCAGGTCTGACGAGTCTGAATGGACAGCAACTGGTGACACAATTAGTACCAAGTCAAGGCATGCAGGGTCAGGTGGTGCACCAAGCTGCCACTCCCATTGGTGTCACAACTACCCTTGCATCAGCTATCTCTCAGGGACAG GTGGTAAGTGGACAAACTGTTCAACAAGTGGTGTCTGGGCAGCAGATCCAGACAGTAGCTAGTGCTCAACAGACACAACAAGTAGTGGCAGCTCAGCCAAATTTAGTGACAGTCCcagctgccactgccaccactcaaGTCAAACCTCCACCCATCCAAAATCAAGCTGTACCTGCTCCTCCATCTTCCACTAATGCCACTGCTGATACCACTGCCCCT GTACTCAACAAACAGAGGATCACTGAACTTGTACGGGAGGTGGACCCTACAGAACAGctagaggaagaagtggaagaaatgcTCCTCTCCATTGCAGACGACTTCATTGAATCTACTGTTAATGCTGCATGTCGCCTTGCCAAGCACCGTGGGGCTCGATCACTTGATGTGAAAGATGTCCAGATGTATCTTG aGCGGAACTGGCACATGTGGTTGCCAGGATTTGGCACTGATGAGTTACGGCCTTACAAACGAGCACCCACCACAGAAGCTCACAAGCAACGGCTGGCACTCATCAGAAAGGCCATCAAAAAGTATTGA
- the LOC123518460 gene encoding glycolipid transfer protein-like isoform X2 encodes MSGEPSPPPSPLPHFFHVSPFYPEVTEDGKIDTVQFLETSKAFIKIYDLLGTAFYVVKKDMAGNIEKLYKTYNKSPEKYKFLNDLIYLEKEDPTIFAVDALLWLKRALEFTVIFIKGLCEEYKKGITTDRLDHLATDAYNKTLKCYHSWLVQNVFKVVVKSVPYRSVLIRSLYYGKVGPEAALFEDVSLYTKRLEENLTVIVQMYDEWGLDNDLKV; translated from the exons ATGAGTGGcgagccttctcctcctccttcccctctccctcacttcttccatgTCTCGCCTTTCTATCCGGAAGTGACGGAGGATGGCAAGATAGACACAGTGCAGTTCCTAGAAACGTCCAAGGCCTTCATCAAAATATATG atTTACTTGGTACTGCATTTTATGTAGTTAAAAAGGACATGGCTGGAAATATTGAG AAACTCTATAAGACTTACAATAAGTCACCAGAAAAGTACAAGTTCCTCAATGACTTGATCTACCTGGAGAAGGAGGATCCCACCATATTTGCTGTAGATGCCCTCCTTTGGCtgaagag AGCACTGGAGTTCACAGTCATCTTCATTAAGGGCCTGTGTGAGGAATACAAGAAGGGCATCACCACAGACAGGCTGGACCACCTTGCAACAGATGCCTACAACAAAACTCTTAAGTGCTACCACTCCTGGCTAGTGCAGAATGTCTTCAAG GTGGTGGTAAAATCTGTTCCTTACAGATCTGTCCTTATCAGATCCCTTTATTATGGTAAAGTAGGACCAGAAGCTGCTTTGTTTGAAGATGTTTCATTGTACACCAAACGACTTGAAGAAAATCTGACAGTAATAGTACAAATGTATGATGAGTGGGGCCTTGATAATGACCTAAAGGTGTAA